From the genome of Sporolactobacillus pectinivorans:
CTTGTCTTTCTTACTTTAATATGACGGTGATCTTGCTCAATGAGGTTATTCAGATATTTCGATGTACAATGACAGTCAGGTTTAAGTTTAAAAGCTTTAATTATTTTAGCCATTGCTGCCTTCGTTGAAGGTGCCTGATCTGTAACTACCTTTTGAGGCTTACCAAATTGTTTAATGAGACGTTTGATAAACGCATATGCTGAATGATTATCTCGTTGCTTACGCAACCAAATATCTAATGTATGTCCCTCTGTATCAATGGCACGATATAAATAGCTCCATTTTCCTTTTATTTTGATATAC
Proteins encoded in this window:
- a CDS encoding IS6 family transposase produces the protein MNYFRYKQFNKDVITVAVGYYLRYALSYRDISEILRERGVNVHHSTIYRWVQEYAPILYQIWKKKHKKAYYKWRIDETYIKIKGKWSYLYRAIDTEGHTLDIWLRKQRDNHSAYAFIKRLIKQFGKPQKVVTDQAPSTKAAMAKIIKAFKLKPDCHCTSKYLNNLIEQDHRHIKVRKT